TTACGACAGTTCTTGCAGGGGTAGTTGGGGTAGCTATTTTCATCCCCCATTTCTTTAAAAAACAAGTTGTTTTAAATAGGATGGCATGGGCTTGGACAAAACAGCTAGCTACAAGAATATTAGCGATTGGTTTTCCAAGCTTGCTTGCAGAAACAGGTACTGTTATTTTTATTGTTGGCTATAACTTAACCATTGTAGCAACTTTAGGAACGGATGGCGTTACAGCATTTTCTGTTATAAACTATTTACATGGTTTTATGTTCTTAGCATTCTTTGGTATAGAAACAGCGATGCAACCAATGATTAGCTATTATCACGGTGCCAAAAAGAAGCTGCAAATGCAGGAAACAATTAGATTGGCTGAAAAGACGGCTATCGGACTTGGGCTGATTTTATTTGTAATTGGCTACGTTTTTGCTCCGTCGTTAGTACGTTTATTTGGGGTTACTGATTCAGCCATTATTGAGCTAGCAGTAGAAGGCATTCGGTTGTTTTTCATTAGCTATTTATTTATCGGGATTAGTTTTGTCTATATGACGTATTTCCAATCGGTGGGGAAAGTGTGGTCCGCCACAGTAATTATTCTTTGCCGAAGTTACGGATTTTTTTTAGTGTACTTATTTGTATTACCAAAAATAATAGGTGTCAAGGGTATCTGGCTTTCGATGCCGATTGCTGAGCTAACAATGGCGGTCCTAATTGTTCTATTTGTAAGGAAACGTGTGCAAAAGCAGGTGAAGATTAATCAAAACTCTTACTAATATACAGATACTAAATTTTTTATAAGTTCTTCATACTGAATGAGAAGCTTCGATTCTGATCAAAAAGGGATAGGAGCTTTTTTTGTGTTTTTAACTCTTTGTGAAGTAAGTGTGTTTAATAGAAAATTGGAAGTGGAAAATATTCGAACTTACATCTAGAAAACTGTCTCCCAAGGGCAGTGAAAATTTATTGAAATTAGACTAAGTAGATTAAGTAAATCAGCTTAGTTTAATCAAAAAAACTTAAAATTAATTAAAACGAAAACATTACTTAACTTAAAATACAAAGTGGAGAAATTATTCATTTGTTTTGATTAATTTTCTTATAGTGAAGAATTTATAAAACGATTAGAATATGACGGAATATATTAAAAAATTCATGCTGAGAAAGGTTATTTTGAGTACACTGAGGACGGTATAAAAAAATTAACAGGTTATTATAAATCAAATGAAGGAGCCAAATTGATTTTAATTGGAACAGTGGATATATCAGAAATTCAAAAAGAAGCTCAAGTGGTATTAAAGCCAATACTAACCAGCCTCGTGATACTGGTTGTTTTATCTATATTTATTAGTCTATTCATTGCCGGTAGAATTACTATTCCTATAAAGGAATTGCAGTCTAAAATGAAATTAGTTGAAGAAGGAGACTTAACTGTTGAATTAGAAAATAAAAAGCAAGATGAAATTGGTCAACTGGCTATTTCGGCCAATAGCATGAAAAATAGTATTAGAATTATCATAGAGCAAGTTGCGAGTGTTTCTTTGACAGTTGCTAATAAAAGTGAAGATTTAACACAGTCCACAAGGGAAGTAAAGATTGGTTCTGAACAAACGGCTACAACCATGCAAGAATTAGCAACAGGTGCTGAAACACAAGTTCAGTATACAAGTGATCTATCTGATATGATGCAAAGCTTTTTAAACGAAATTATAGAAGCGAATTCTAAGGGGGAGTCTATCCAAGAGTCCTCAATAAATGTGCTTTCATTATCAGATCAAGGGCAAAAATTAATGCATTACTCAGTAAGCCAAATGGATAATATCGAAAAAATTGTAAAAATAGCCGTTGATAAAGTAAGAGGCTTAGATAAACAATCACAGGAAATATCTAATCTAGTGTCGGTTATTAAAGATATAGCAGAACAAACAAATCTATTAGCGTTAAATGCTGCTATTGAAGCAGCTCGTGCAGGAGATCAAGGAAAAGGGTTTGCCGTAGTAGCAGATGAAGTAAGAAAACTGGCAGAACAGGTTTCGACATCAGTATCTGATATTACGAATATAGTTGATTATATTCAGAATGAAACAAAAGAAGTTGCTAAATCGCTTGAAAGTGGATATAGCGAGGTTGAAGAGGGAAGCGTGCAAATTAGAACAACAGGTGAAACGTTTGAAGATATTAATAAATCTATAATGCATATGGTTGATACGATTAAGGGTGTAACATCAACTTTCATGAATATCACAGAAAAAAGTCAACAAATGAGTGATACAGTGGAAGTAATAGCATCTATTTCGGAGGGGTTTGCTGCAGGAATAGAAGAAACATCGGCAAATGCACAACAAACAAGTAGTTCTATGGAAGAAGTGGCTAATAGTTGTGAAGTGCCTATCGAAGTTAGCCGATGATTTAAATCAAACAATTATAAAGTTTAAATTATAGTAGTTTATATTCATTTTATTTCGCAGGCTCTAAATAGCCTGCTATTATTTTTTAAAATACGTCGTTATTATAACCTTGAATCTATTCTGTTCTATTTTATTTAAGTAATAGAAAACGTCCCACCAATTAATAGATGTGAGACGTTTGAGGTTTTAGAAGATATATACTTTTGAATTTTGGGAAAGGAGTATCAAGAAAGGATAAATCAAGAAGTCAGTTTAAACTCCTACGCTCATTTCATTCAGAGATACCCACTGTTTTGTACGTGCCGATTGCTCAACGGCTTCTAGGATTGCCTGATTTTTCACACCATCAATAAAGTTTGGAGATGGATTATAGCCTTTATCAATACCATTTAATAATTCAACCAATAAATTAATAAATGTGTGCTCATATCCTATTATATGTGCAACAGGCCAATAAGCTCCTGCAAATGGATGGGTTTCCTCTGTACAGTTAATCGTTCTAAATCCTTGAATTCCGGGTTCATCATCATGAAAATACACTTGCAGGTTATTCATGTTTTCGCCGTCCCAACGAATAGACCCTTTTTCACCATTAATTTCAAAGCGATTTCCATTTTTGTTTCCACCAGCAAAACGGGTAGCCTCAAACGTACCAATGGCACCGTTTTCGAATTTGGCAATAAATACACTAGCATCATCAACTTTAACTTCTTCTAGCTTGTTACTTGAGGCTTTTCCACTCAAACCAGAGCTGCTTTCTACTACTGGTCGTTCTTTTATAAATGTTTCCATTAAGCCACTAACTTCTTTGAATTCGCCGACTAAGAATCTGGCCATATCTATAATATGGGCTGCCAGATCTCCATGTGATCCTGAACCACATACATCCTTATCTAGTCGCCAAACAAGTGGGAAATTAGGATCCATAATCCAATCTTGTAAATAAGTTGCTCGAATATGATAGATTTTTCCTAATCTACCGTCTTCAATTATTTTTTTAGCAAATTGAGTAGCTGGAGCAAAACGATAGTTGTAATTAACCATATGAATGACACCATTTTCTTCAACAGCTTTTAACATACGAATGGATTGTTCTAACGTCATGGCTAATGGTTTCTCACAAAATACATGTTTTCCTGCTTCAGCAGCAGCAATAGCAATTTCGGTGTGGGCATTATTAGGAGTAACGATATCAATTAAATCGATATCATCACGTGCTATTAATTTCTTCCAATCGGTTTCATAGCTTAACCAACCCATCTTATTAGCAGCTTCTTTTACAGCTTCTTCATTACGTCCACATATAGCTTGTAGTACAGGCTCTATGTTGTTATCAAAATAAAAGGATACGTCACGATAAGCGTGGGAATGTGCTTTGCCCATAAACTTGTAACCAACCATGCCAATACGTAGCTTCTTCTTGTTTACGCCCACCATAGTTCTTTAGC
This Metabacillus endolithicus DNA region includes the following protein-coding sequences:
- a CDS encoding MATE family efflux transporter, coding for MAWAWTKQLATRILAIGFPSLLAETGTVIFIVGYNLTIVATLGTDGVTAFSVINYLHGFMFLAFFGIETAMQPMISYYHGAKKKLQMQETIRLAEKTAIGLGLILFVIGYVFAPSLVRLFGVTDSAIIELAVEGIRLFFISYLFIGISFVYMTYFQSVGKVWSATVIILCRSYGFFLVYLFVLPKIIGVKGIWLSMPIAELTMAVLIVLFVRKRVQKQVKINQNSY
- a CDS encoding Gfo/Idh/MocA family protein, encoding MVGVNKKKLRIGMVGYKFMGKAHSHAYRDVSFYFDNNIEPVLQAICGRNEEAVKEAANKMGWLSYETDWKKLIARDDIDLIDIVTPNNAHTEIAIAAAEAGKHVFCEKPLAMTLEQSIRMLKAVEENGVIHMVNYNYRFAPATQFAKKIIEDGRLGKIYHIRATYLQDWIMDPNFPLVWRLDKDVCGSGSHGDLAAHIIDMARFLVGEFKEVSGLMETFIKERPVVESSSGLSGKASSNKLEEVKVDDASVFIAKFENGAIGTFEATRFAGGNKNGNRFEINGEKGSIRWDGENMNNLQVYFHDDEPGIQGFRTINCTEETHPFAGAYWPVAHIIGYEHTFINLLVELLNGIDKGYNPSPNFIDGVKNQAILEAVEQSARTKQWVSLNEMSVGV
- a CDS encoding methyl-accepting chemotaxis protein, whose amino-acid sequence is MILIGTVDISEIQKEAQVVLKPILTSLVILVVLSIFISLFIAGRITIPIKELQSKMKLVEEGDLTVELENKKQDEIGQLAISANSMKNSIRIIIEQVASVSLTVANKSEDLTQSTREVKIGSEQTATTMQELATGAETQVQYTSDLSDMMQSFLNEIIEANSKGESIQESSINVLSLSDQGQKLMHYSVSQMDNIEKIVKIAVDKVRGLDKQSQEISNLVSVIKDIAEQTNLLALNAAIEAARAGDQGKGFAVVADEVRKLAEQVSTSVSDITNIVDYIQNETKEVAKSLESGYSEVEEGSVQIRTTGETFEDINKSIMHMVDTIKGVTSTFMNITEKSQQMSDTVEVIASISEGFAAGIEETSANAQQTSSSMEEVANSCEVPIEVSR